One window of Quercus robur chromosome 12, dhQueRobu3.1, whole genome shotgun sequence genomic DNA carries:
- the LOC126709519 gene encoding tryptophan synthase alpha chain yields MAIAFKSPTTSFFQLKKNNPETHSFLRFSSQRFATPARRFTPMAAISTVPTVGLSETFTRLKKQGKVAFIPYITAGDPDLSTTAEALKVLDSCGSDIIELGVPYSDPLADGPVIQAAATRSLARGTNYNAIISMLKEVIPQLSSPIALFSYYNPILKRGVEQFMSTIKDVGVHGLVVPDVPLEETEILRREASKHGIELVLLTTPTTPTERMKAIVEAAEGFVYLVSSIGVTGARASVSDRVQTLLQDIKAVTTKPVAVGFGISKPEHVKQVVGWGADGVIVGSAMVKLLNEAKSPEEGLKELEVFTKSLIAALD; encoded by the exons ATGGCTATTGCTTTTAAGTCACCAACAACAAGCTTCTTTCAATTGAAGAAGAACAACCCAGAAACCCATTCTTTTCTCCGCTTTTCCTCTCAGAGATTTGCTACCCCAGCTAGAAGATTCACTCCAATGGCTGCTATCAGCACTGTCCCTACTGTTGGGCTCTCTGAGACTTTCACAAGATTGAAAAAACAAGGCAAA GTGGCATTTATTCCGTACATCACGGCCGGTGATCCAGACCTTTCAACCACAGCAGAAGCATTGAAGGTGCTCGACTCCTGTGGATCAGACATAATTGAGCTGGGTGTGCCATACTCTGATCCTTTAGCTGATGGTCCAGTTATCCAG GCTGCAGCTACACGTTCCTTGGCAAGAGGAACCAATTATAATGCAATTATTTCTATGCTGAAGGAG GTGATTCCACAACTATCTTCTCCAATCgcattattttcatattacaACCCAATTCTCAAGCGTGGTGTCGAGCAGTTCATGTCCACTATAAAGGACGTAGGAGTACATG GGCTTGTGGTTCCAGACGTTCCTCTAGAGGAGACTGAAATTCTGAGAAGGGAAGCTTCAAAGCATGGAATTGAATTG GTACTGCTTACTACGCCCACTACTCCAACTGAACGAATGAAAGCCATTGTTGAAGCAGCAGAAGGATTTGTGTACCTT GTAAGCTCAATTGGGGTCACTGGTGCGCGTGCATCTGTGAGTGATCGAGTTCAAACTCTTCTTCAGGATATTAAAGCG GTAACTACCAAGCCCGTAGCAGTTGGCTTTGGCATATCAAAACCTGAGCATGTAAAACAG GTAGTCGGATGGGGAGCTGATGGTGTGATTGTTGGGAGTGCCATGGTGAAGCTACTGAATGAAGCAAAATCCCCCGAGGAAGGTTTGAAGGAACTAGAAGTTTTCACCAAATCCCTAATAGCTGCACTTGATTGA
- the LOC126708947 gene encoding light-inducible protein CPRF2-like isoform X2 — MNRVFPVDEIADSFWSGTGGNISSGPMTRSESEWALMNFVEQCTESEIPPPETPAAISADVVSPVESSSSKPDELDELLHLPSNPFPMAAVDSDEYRAFLKSKLDLACAAVAQRGSNSKPEETGNVAETPAKRPNPSQLGSEPNALPPLQRRSEPQVIQATSGSSRDDSDDDEFEGELEITENMDPADAKRARRMLSNRESARRSRRRKQAQMSELETQVGHLRVEHSTLSKRLSEMENKCGTSGSDNRILKAEIESMRAQVKMAEEQIKRVTGLHPLLLAMANIPGAGMPFVNNSPVHASTNASLPIPPNLNHNQFFHQPPVPTVGNSGPHPQRLDNNFATDPLIPLMGNQHKDIGGSRVAEMSSVQHTTGVQQVQKQISSNTGSDGAMPGWDNELSRAVANNNQQNKY; from the exons ATGAATAGAGTTTTCCCGGTAGACGAAATCGCCGATTCCTTCTGGTCCGGCACTGGCGGCAATATCAGCTCGGGTCCGATGACCCGGAGCGAATCCGAGTGGGCGTTGATGAACTTTGTCGAGCAGTGCACAGAGTCAGAGATTCCTCCTCCGGAGACTCCTGCGGCGATCTCCGCTGATGTGGTTTCGCCGGTGGAATCGTCCTCGTCGAAACCAGACGAACTCGACGAACTCCTTCATCTGCCGTCGAATCCATTTCCGATGGCTGCCGTTGATTCCGATGAGTACCGTGCATTTCTCAAAAGCAAGCTCGACCTCGCTTGCGCCGCCGTGGCTCAAAga GGATCGAATTCAAAGCCTGAAGAAACTGGTAATGTTGCGGAGACTCCAGCAAAGCGGCCAAATCCGTCTCAATTGGGATCTGAACCTAATG CATTACCTCCTTTGCAAAGAAGATCAGAACCTCAAGTCATACAAGCAACTAGTGGATCATCAAGAGAtgattcagatgatgatgaATTTGAGGGAGAATTGGAGATCACTGAGAATATGGATCCTGCTGATGCAAAGCGTGCCCGGAg GATGCTGTCAAATCGAGAATCAGCTAGACGCTCAAGACGAAGAAAACAAGCACAGATGAGTGAACTTGAGACACAG GTTGGTCATCTTAGGGTTGAACACTCTACGTTATCAAAGCGTCTCTCTGAGATGGAAAATAAGTGTGGCACATCTGGTTCTGACAACAGAATTTTAAAAGCTGAAATTGAGTCAATGAGAGCACAG GTGAAGATGGCTGAAGAACAAATTAAGCGAGTGACAGGGCTCCACCCACTGTTGCTAGCGATGGCTAACATACCTGGTGCAGGAATGCCATTTGTCAACAATAGCCCGGTGCATGCCTCTACAAATGCTTCTTTACCCATTCCACCAAACCTCAACCACAACCAATTCTTTCACCAGCCGCCGGTTCCTACAGTTGGCAATAGTGGTCCACATCCCCAGAGATTAGACAATAATTTTGCCACTGACCCCTTAATCCCTCTTATGGGAAACCAACATAAAGATATTGGGGGAAGCAGAGTCGCTGAAATGTCTTCTGTGCAGCACACAACTGGCGTGCAACAAGTGCAAAAGCAGATTTCCTCAAACACTGGTTCGGATGGGGCCATGCCTGGTTGGGACAATGAGCTTTCTCGTGCAGTTGCAAACAATAACCAGCAGAATAAGTATTAG
- the LOC126708947 gene encoding light-inducible protein CPRF2-like isoform X1: MNRVFPVDEIADSFWSGTGGNISSGPMTRSESEWALMNFVEQCTESEIPPPETPAAISADVVSPVESSSSKPDELDELLHLPSNPFPMAAVDSDEYRAFLKSKLDLACAAVAQRGSNSKPEETGNVAETPAKRPNPSQLGSEPNGIGHGFPIVQIEADGGPLGNPALPPLQRRSEPQVIQATSGSSRDDSDDDEFEGELEITENMDPADAKRARRMLSNRESARRSRRRKQAQMSELETQVGHLRVEHSTLSKRLSEMENKCGTSGSDNRILKAEIESMRAQVKMAEEQIKRVTGLHPLLLAMANIPGAGMPFVNNSPVHASTNASLPIPPNLNHNQFFHQPPVPTVGNSGPHPQRLDNNFATDPLIPLMGNQHKDIGGSRVAEMSSVQHTTGVQQVQKQISSNTGSDGAMPGWDNELSRAVANNNQQNKY; the protein is encoded by the exons ATGAATAGAGTTTTCCCGGTAGACGAAATCGCCGATTCCTTCTGGTCCGGCACTGGCGGCAATATCAGCTCGGGTCCGATGACCCGGAGCGAATCCGAGTGGGCGTTGATGAACTTTGTCGAGCAGTGCACAGAGTCAGAGATTCCTCCTCCGGAGACTCCTGCGGCGATCTCCGCTGATGTGGTTTCGCCGGTGGAATCGTCCTCGTCGAAACCAGACGAACTCGACGAACTCCTTCATCTGCCGTCGAATCCATTTCCGATGGCTGCCGTTGATTCCGATGAGTACCGTGCATTTCTCAAAAGCAAGCTCGACCTCGCTTGCGCCGCCGTGGCTCAAAga GGATCGAATTCAAAGCCTGAAGAAACTGGTAATGTTGCGGAGACTCCAGCAAAGCGGCCAAATCCGTCTCAATTGGGATCTGAACCTAATG GTATTGGTCATGGTTTCCCTATTGTACAAATTGAGGCTGATGGTGGACCTCTTGGAAATCCAGCATTACCTCCTTTGCAAAGAAGATCAGAACCTCAAGTCATACAAGCAACTAGTGGATCATCAAGAGAtgattcagatgatgatgaATTTGAGGGAGAATTGGAGATCACTGAGAATATGGATCCTGCTGATGCAAAGCGTGCCCGGAg GATGCTGTCAAATCGAGAATCAGCTAGACGCTCAAGACGAAGAAAACAAGCACAGATGAGTGAACTTGAGACACAG GTTGGTCATCTTAGGGTTGAACACTCTACGTTATCAAAGCGTCTCTCTGAGATGGAAAATAAGTGTGGCACATCTGGTTCTGACAACAGAATTTTAAAAGCTGAAATTGAGTCAATGAGAGCACAG GTGAAGATGGCTGAAGAACAAATTAAGCGAGTGACAGGGCTCCACCCACTGTTGCTAGCGATGGCTAACATACCTGGTGCAGGAATGCCATTTGTCAACAATAGCCCGGTGCATGCCTCTACAAATGCTTCTTTACCCATTCCACCAAACCTCAACCACAACCAATTCTTTCACCAGCCGCCGGTTCCTACAGTTGGCAATAGTGGTCCACATCCCCAGAGATTAGACAATAATTTTGCCACTGACCCCTTAATCCCTCTTATGGGAAACCAACATAAAGATATTGGGGGAAGCAGAGTCGCTGAAATGTCTTCTGTGCAGCACACAACTGGCGTGCAACAAGTGCAAAAGCAGATTTCCTCAAACACTGGTTCGGATGGGGCCATGCCTGGTTGGGACAATGAGCTTTCTCGTGCAGTTGCAAACAATAACCAGCAGAATAAGTATTAG